From a single bacterium genomic region:
- the kdsA gene encoding 3-deoxy-8-phosphooctulonate synthase, with amino-acid sequence MKLKTPSREIRIGDIKVGGDNTWALIAGPCAIESEEVALQTADYLAKICSDLDIPYIFKASYDKANRLSGKSPRGIGIQRGLEILDKVGSKIGVPVLTDVHSSDEVSRVAEVVDCLQIPAFLCRQTDLLICAAETGLPVNIKKGQFLAPEDMKPITDKVLSIGSGGLLITERGTSFGYHNLVVDFRGIPIMSRYGWPIVMDVTHSLQRPGGEGGSSGGDREFAPHLAVCALSLEVDALFIEIHPDPDKAISDKKTQWPLSQAKELLEFLKNG; translated from the coding sequence ATGAAGCTTAAAACTCCATCCCGCGAAATTAGAATTGGAGATATAAAGGTTGGCGGGGATAACACCTGGGCATTGATAGCTGGTCCATGTGCGATCGAGAGCGAGGAAGTTGCTCTTCAAACTGCGGATTATCTTGCAAAAATTTGTTCAGATTTAGATATCCCATACATTTTTAAAGCCAGTTATGACAAAGCTAATCGCCTATCGGGAAAATCTCCGAGAGGTATTGGTATTCAAAGAGGCCTAGAGATTCTTGATAAGGTAGGTTCCAAGATTGGAGTGCCTGTTTTAACCGATGTTCACTCTTCCGACGAGGTTTCTCGTGTTGCTGAAGTTGTAGATTGTCTCCAGATACCAGCATTTCTTTGCAGGCAAACTGATTTACTCATTTGCGCCGCTGAAACCGGCCTTCCGGTTAATATAAAAAAGGGTCAATTTCTCGCTCCGGAAGATATGAAACCCATTACAGATAAAGTATTATCGATCGGAAGCGGTGGGCTTTTAATAACCGAGAGGGGAACTTCGTTCGGGTATCATAATCTCGTAGTCGATTTCAGAGGTATCCCGATTATGTCTCGATATGGATGGCCTATTGTTATGGATGTTACGCATAGCCTGCAAAGGCCGGGTGGAGAAGGTGGTTCGAGTGGAGGAGATAGAGAATTTGCTCCGCATTTGGCGGTTTGTGCCCTTTCTCTTGAAGTCGATGCATTATTCATTGAAATCCATCCCGATCCGGACAAAGCAATTTCCGATAAAAAAACTCAATGGCCTCTATCGCAAGCCAAAGAGCTTCTCGAATTCCTCAAGAACGGATAA